In the Drosophila biarmipes strain raj3 chromosome X, RU_DBia_V1.1, whole genome shotgun sequence genome, one interval contains:
- the LOC108035812 gene encoding uncharacterized protein LOC108035812 isoform X1, whose amino-acid sequence MALVHTFLGTWEIVCCTFEGKRELSGLEGIKFRLDDTSDITWYNDLVSPLPEGKDCGTFCESASVLFSCETFDVHEINPRLVFGAFAGHSIEFSTNTLTPTDTLVLSCENWYAVECKRLQDGQAAGQEKQLSFGEALQESYFSDVVVKSSGGQEYALHASILRLNGFDCSMCVNSAPSSASARPARTCHSGPNTPNPIRISVAPANDDGHDKSLPRLNLSPIYLQPPCDFQTMPSSGLGAQRVHQFSSSFNCLSNGNAGDAASVVRTTGLLSLECGGGGGGMYRLPPTSHSDSHLETSQSHCKNIFNFCQDLMLQPTPTPLPPTAGLAICSIRRPPLSPYRARSPSPFPSSMDTPPSSPLTPVGVLCNLPTFLLGPILHWLYTESLLPDLDEDVCEKLISFAESQPSLTKLVEPTRKYLRLIRLKKFVVNVTMDLHGILNRVIQCINPGNITRDPAQLYATFQDALRECAIGCAKVLQFCNIFITDATHMTRYQKNEIVKYIRTRIPIFMSQIQQLLQNVLGVFVGLSVDEKAELVNYLVPEIESILFVLTAVIEEIKNSLEIMCKDLKCSHLDLPLQQQQADDAIVMQLQIADGGEPSPRPRRGAPVGLTLYDNLTDKQRLSSAENDLKFVLYMYEVRKMRDIYGRIVAALEIIKDKKSTFCEMDFLSKSSTINQNLEQLIMDIPAYIFIVENLSDRLDDKLGWKEFKFCFKLATSQINGVIAKLLDHKDALRDAISQICLLVRKQEFTQSVIELGLLDSSSRLASKMADHENNLNQGLSDKEPIYLDRKQYYDYNSIKLNLIRHLCEPPIAASSNLSKNALRLLHSTQLADMEFEVHTYATTPSAGRAEAGSEAAEPATKALQVHSFKAHRVIVAARCEWFKKALMSGMQESINRKVIITDTSPVIFRRLLLYLYGAPIDRTVGAEQVCELMLLADRYSIDDLKELCENTLYSLIDEDSVVCLLGIADRYMATALKSKCLSFISQHSQLTKCEIFKELPQTLQLEVMDLIHWFGRVSEPWNDRGFKPRSSSRHSLKSPSKPRSRSRKSSPSYM is encoded by the exons ATGGCACTGGTGCACACTTTCCTGGGCACCTGGGAG ATTGTGTGCTGCACCTTCGAGGGGAAGCGGGAGCTCTCCGGCCTGGAGGG CATCAAGTTCCGCTTGGACGACACCAGCGACATTACCTGGTACAATGACCTGGTCAGTCCGCTGCCCGAGGGCAAGGACTGCGGCACCTTCTGCGAGTCGGCCAGCGTGCTCTTCAGCTGCGAGACCTTCGACGTCCACGAGATCAACCCGCGACTCGTCTTCGGAGCCTTCGCCGGCCACAGCATTGAGTTCAGC ACCAACACCTTGACGCCGACCGACACCCTGGTGCTCAGCTGCGAGAACTGGTATGCCGTCGAGTGCAAGCGGCTGCAGGACGGCCAGGCCGCTGGCCAGGAGAAGCAGCTGAGCTTCGGTGAGGCCCTGCAGGAGTCCTACTTCAGCGACGTGGTGGTGAAGAGCTCCGGCGGCCAGGAGTACGCCCTGCACGCCTCCATACTGCGGCTCAACGGCTTCGATTGCAGCATGTGTGTGAACAGTGCCCCGTCTTCGGCCTCCGCTCGTCCGGCCAGGACCTGCCACAGCGGCCCCAACACGCCGAACCCCATCAGGATTTCCGTGGCGCCGGCCAATGACGACGGGCATGACAAGTCCCTGCCACGCCTGAACCTGTCGCCCATCTACCTGCAGCCGCCCTGTGACTTCCAGACCATGCCGTCGTCCGGCCTGGGCGCCCAGCGGGTGCATCAGTTCAGCAGCAGCTTTAACTGCCTCAGCAATGGCAATGCCGGGGACGCGGCGTCCGTGGTCAGGACCACGGGTCTGCTGAGCCTCGagtgcggcggcggcggtggtggcatGTACCGTCTGCCGCCCACCTCGCACTCGGACTCGCACCTGGAAACGTCCCAGTCGCACTGCAAGAACATCTTCAACTTCTGCCAGGACCTGATGCTGcagcccacgcccacgcccctGCCTCCAACCGCCGGGTTGGCCATCTGCAGCATCCGCAGGCCACCGCTGTCGCCCTACCGGGCACGCAGTCCCTCGCCGTTTCCCAGCTCCATGGACACGCCGCCGTCGTCGCCGCTGACTCCCGTGGGCGTTCTCTGCAACCTGCCCACCTTCCTGCTCGGCCCCATCCTCCACTGGCTGTACACGGAGTCGCTGCTCCCGGATCTGGACGAGGATGTCTGCGAGAAGCTGATAAGCTTCGCGGAGTCGCAGCCGTCGCTCACCAAGCTGGTGGAGCCGACGCGCAAGTACCTGCGGCTGATACGGCTCAAGAAAT TCGTGGTCAACGTTACTATGGACCTGCACGGCATCCTCAACCGGGTCATCCAGTGCATCAACCCCGGGAACATCACCCGCGATCCGGCGCAACTCTATGCGACGTTTCAGGACGCCCTGCGCGAATGTGCCATAG GTTGCGCCAAAGTGCTTCAATTCTGCAACATTTTCATCACCGATGCCACGCACATGACGCGCTACCAGAAGAACGAGATTGTCAAGTATATCCGCACCCGCATCCCAATCTTCATGTCGCAGATTCAACAGCTGCTGCAGAACGTACTAGGCGTCTTCGTGGGCCTGAGCGTCGACGAGAAGGCCGAGCTGGTGAACTATCTTGTACCTGAA ATCGAATCAATCTTATTTGTACTGACCGCTGTGATAGAGGAAATCAAAAACTCATTGGAAATCATGTGTAAG GACCTAAAGTGCTCCCACTTGGATCTCCCactacagcagcagcaggcagaCGATGCTATTGTCATGCAATTGCAGATTGCGGACGGGGGCGAGCCCTCGCCACGTCCCCGTCGCGGTGCTCCCGTGGGCCTGACGCTCTACGACAACCTCACGGACAAGCAGCGCCTGAGCTCCGCGGAGAACGACCTCAAGTTCGTGCTCTACATGTACGAGGTGCGGAAGATGCGCGACATTTACGGCCGGATTGTGGCGGCCCTTGAGATAATCAAGGACAAGAA GAGCACCTTCTGCGAAATGGATTTTCTGAGCAAGAGCAGCACCATCAACCAGAACCTCGAGCAGCTGATCATGGACATCCCCGCTTATATCTTCATAGTGGAGAACCTGTCGGATCGCCTGGACGACAAGTTGGGTTGGAAGGAGTTCAAGTTCTGCTTCAAGCTGGCCACCAGCCAGATA AACGGCGTCATTGCCAAGCTACTGGATCACAAGGATGCCCTGCGAGACGCCATCAGTCAGATCTGCCTGCTGGTGCGCAAGCAGGAGTTCACGCAGTCCGTGATCGAGCTGGGGCTACTGGACAGCAGCAGTCGCTTGGCTAGCAAAATGGCTGATCATGAAAACAACCTGAACCAGGGGCTGAGCGACAAGGAACCGATCTACCTGGATCGCAAACAATACTATGATTACAATAGCATTAAG TTGAACCTCATTCGACACCTCTGCGAGCCACCCATTGCCGCCAGCAGCAACCTCTCGAAGAACGCCCTGCGCCTGCTGCACTCCACCCAGCTGGCCGACATGGAGTTCGAGGTGCACACCTATGCGACGACCCCAAGTGCGGGCAGGGCGGAGGCTGGATCCGAAGCTGCCGAGCCTGCGACGAAGGCCCTCCAGGTGCACAGCTTCAAGGCGCACCGGGTGATCGTGGCGGCTCGCTGTGAGTGGTTCAAGAAGGCCCTGATGTCGGGCATGCAGGAGTCCATCAATCGGAAGGTCATCATCACGGACACCTCCCCCGTGATATTCCGGCGCCTGCTGTTGTACCTCTACGGAGCGCCCATCGACCGTACAGTTGGCGCCGAGCAGGTGTGCGAACTGATGCTCCTGGCGGACCGGTATTCCATAGATGATCTCAAG GAACTGTGCGAAAACACCCTGTACTCTTTAATCGACGAGGACTCCGTGGTCTGCCTCCTGGGAATTGCGGATCGCTACATGGCCACCGCCTTGAAGTCGAAATGCCTTTCCTttatttcgcagcattcgcaACTGACCAAGTGCGAGATATTCAAGGAATTGCCGCAGACACTTCAG CTAGAGGTTATGGATTTGATACACTGGTTTGGACGGGTGTCGGAGCCGTGGAACGACCGCGGGTTCAAGCCGCGCAGCAGCTCGCGGCACAGCCTGAAGAGTCCTTCGAAGCCGCGCTCTCGGTCCCGCAAGTCCTCGCCCTCCTACATGTGA
- the LOC108035812 gene encoding uncharacterized protein LOC108035812 isoform X2, whose protein sequence is MALVHTFLGTWEIVCCTFEGKRELSGLEGIKFRLDDTSDITWYNDLVSPLPEGKDCGTFCESASVLFSCETFDVHEINPRLVFGAFAGHSIEFSTNTLTPTDTLVLSCENWYAVECKRLQDGQAAGQEKQLSFGEALQESYFSDVVVKSSGGQEYALHASILRLNGFDCSMCVNSAPSSASARPARTCHSGPNTPNPIRISVAPANDDGHDKSLPRLNLSPIYLQPPCDFQTMPSSGLGAQRVHQFSSSFNCLSNGNAGDAASVVRTTGLLSLECGGGGGGMYRLPPTSHSDSHLETSQSHCKNIFNFCQDLMLQPTPTPLPPTAGLAICSIRRPPLSPYRARSPSPFPSSMDTPPSSPLTPVGVLCNLPTFLLGPILHWLYTESLLPDLDEDVCEKLISFAESQPSLTKLVEPTRKYLRLIRLKKFVVNVTMDLHGILNRVIQCINPGNITRDPAQLYATFQDALRECAIGCAKVLQFCNIFITDATHMTRYQKNEIVKYIRTRIPIFMSQIQQLLQNVLGVFVGLSVDEKAELVNYLVPEIESILFVLTAVIEEIKNSLEIMCKQQQADDAIVMQLQIADGGEPSPRPRRGAPVGLTLYDNLTDKQRLSSAENDLKFVLYMYEVRKMRDIYGRIVAALEIIKDKKSTFCEMDFLSKSSTINQNLEQLIMDIPAYIFIVENLSDRLDDKLGWKEFKFCFKLATSQINGVIAKLLDHKDALRDAISQICLLVRKQEFTQSVIELGLLDSSSRLASKMADHENNLNQGLSDKEPIYLDRKQYYDYNSIKLNLIRHLCEPPIAASSNLSKNALRLLHSTQLADMEFEVHTYATTPSAGRAEAGSEAAEPATKALQVHSFKAHRVIVAARCEWFKKALMSGMQESINRKVIITDTSPVIFRRLLLYLYGAPIDRTVGAEQVCELMLLADRYSIDDLKELCENTLYSLIDEDSVVCLLGIADRYMATALKSKCLSFISQHSQLTKCEIFKELPQTLQLEVMDLIHWFGRVSEPWNDRGFKPRSSSRHSLKSPSKPRSRSRKSSPSYM, encoded by the exons ATGGCACTGGTGCACACTTTCCTGGGCACCTGGGAG ATTGTGTGCTGCACCTTCGAGGGGAAGCGGGAGCTCTCCGGCCTGGAGGG CATCAAGTTCCGCTTGGACGACACCAGCGACATTACCTGGTACAATGACCTGGTCAGTCCGCTGCCCGAGGGCAAGGACTGCGGCACCTTCTGCGAGTCGGCCAGCGTGCTCTTCAGCTGCGAGACCTTCGACGTCCACGAGATCAACCCGCGACTCGTCTTCGGAGCCTTCGCCGGCCACAGCATTGAGTTCAGC ACCAACACCTTGACGCCGACCGACACCCTGGTGCTCAGCTGCGAGAACTGGTATGCCGTCGAGTGCAAGCGGCTGCAGGACGGCCAGGCCGCTGGCCAGGAGAAGCAGCTGAGCTTCGGTGAGGCCCTGCAGGAGTCCTACTTCAGCGACGTGGTGGTGAAGAGCTCCGGCGGCCAGGAGTACGCCCTGCACGCCTCCATACTGCGGCTCAACGGCTTCGATTGCAGCATGTGTGTGAACAGTGCCCCGTCTTCGGCCTCCGCTCGTCCGGCCAGGACCTGCCACAGCGGCCCCAACACGCCGAACCCCATCAGGATTTCCGTGGCGCCGGCCAATGACGACGGGCATGACAAGTCCCTGCCACGCCTGAACCTGTCGCCCATCTACCTGCAGCCGCCCTGTGACTTCCAGACCATGCCGTCGTCCGGCCTGGGCGCCCAGCGGGTGCATCAGTTCAGCAGCAGCTTTAACTGCCTCAGCAATGGCAATGCCGGGGACGCGGCGTCCGTGGTCAGGACCACGGGTCTGCTGAGCCTCGagtgcggcggcggcggtggtggcatGTACCGTCTGCCGCCCACCTCGCACTCGGACTCGCACCTGGAAACGTCCCAGTCGCACTGCAAGAACATCTTCAACTTCTGCCAGGACCTGATGCTGcagcccacgcccacgcccctGCCTCCAACCGCCGGGTTGGCCATCTGCAGCATCCGCAGGCCACCGCTGTCGCCCTACCGGGCACGCAGTCCCTCGCCGTTTCCCAGCTCCATGGACACGCCGCCGTCGTCGCCGCTGACTCCCGTGGGCGTTCTCTGCAACCTGCCCACCTTCCTGCTCGGCCCCATCCTCCACTGGCTGTACACGGAGTCGCTGCTCCCGGATCTGGACGAGGATGTCTGCGAGAAGCTGATAAGCTTCGCGGAGTCGCAGCCGTCGCTCACCAAGCTGGTGGAGCCGACGCGCAAGTACCTGCGGCTGATACGGCTCAAGAAAT TCGTGGTCAACGTTACTATGGACCTGCACGGCATCCTCAACCGGGTCATCCAGTGCATCAACCCCGGGAACATCACCCGCGATCCGGCGCAACTCTATGCGACGTTTCAGGACGCCCTGCGCGAATGTGCCATAG GTTGCGCCAAAGTGCTTCAATTCTGCAACATTTTCATCACCGATGCCACGCACATGACGCGCTACCAGAAGAACGAGATTGTCAAGTATATCCGCACCCGCATCCCAATCTTCATGTCGCAGATTCAACAGCTGCTGCAGAACGTACTAGGCGTCTTCGTGGGCCTGAGCGTCGACGAGAAGGCCGAGCTGGTGAACTATCTTGTACCTGAA ATCGAATCAATCTTATTTGTACTGACCGCTGTGATAGAGGAAATCAAAAACTCATTGGAAATCATGTGTAAG cagcagcaggcagaCGATGCTATTGTCATGCAATTGCAGATTGCGGACGGGGGCGAGCCCTCGCCACGTCCCCGTCGCGGTGCTCCCGTGGGCCTGACGCTCTACGACAACCTCACGGACAAGCAGCGCCTGAGCTCCGCGGAGAACGACCTCAAGTTCGTGCTCTACATGTACGAGGTGCGGAAGATGCGCGACATTTACGGCCGGATTGTGGCGGCCCTTGAGATAATCAAGGACAAGAA GAGCACCTTCTGCGAAATGGATTTTCTGAGCAAGAGCAGCACCATCAACCAGAACCTCGAGCAGCTGATCATGGACATCCCCGCTTATATCTTCATAGTGGAGAACCTGTCGGATCGCCTGGACGACAAGTTGGGTTGGAAGGAGTTCAAGTTCTGCTTCAAGCTGGCCACCAGCCAGATA AACGGCGTCATTGCCAAGCTACTGGATCACAAGGATGCCCTGCGAGACGCCATCAGTCAGATCTGCCTGCTGGTGCGCAAGCAGGAGTTCACGCAGTCCGTGATCGAGCTGGGGCTACTGGACAGCAGCAGTCGCTTGGCTAGCAAAATGGCTGATCATGAAAACAACCTGAACCAGGGGCTGAGCGACAAGGAACCGATCTACCTGGATCGCAAACAATACTATGATTACAATAGCATTAAG TTGAACCTCATTCGACACCTCTGCGAGCCACCCATTGCCGCCAGCAGCAACCTCTCGAAGAACGCCCTGCGCCTGCTGCACTCCACCCAGCTGGCCGACATGGAGTTCGAGGTGCACACCTATGCGACGACCCCAAGTGCGGGCAGGGCGGAGGCTGGATCCGAAGCTGCCGAGCCTGCGACGAAGGCCCTCCAGGTGCACAGCTTCAAGGCGCACCGGGTGATCGTGGCGGCTCGCTGTGAGTGGTTCAAGAAGGCCCTGATGTCGGGCATGCAGGAGTCCATCAATCGGAAGGTCATCATCACGGACACCTCCCCCGTGATATTCCGGCGCCTGCTGTTGTACCTCTACGGAGCGCCCATCGACCGTACAGTTGGCGCCGAGCAGGTGTGCGAACTGATGCTCCTGGCGGACCGGTATTCCATAGATGATCTCAAG GAACTGTGCGAAAACACCCTGTACTCTTTAATCGACGAGGACTCCGTGGTCTGCCTCCTGGGAATTGCGGATCGCTACATGGCCACCGCCTTGAAGTCGAAATGCCTTTCCTttatttcgcagcattcgcaACTGACCAAGTGCGAGATATTCAAGGAATTGCCGCAGACACTTCAG CTAGAGGTTATGGATTTGATACACTGGTTTGGACGGGTGTCGGAGCCGTGGAACGACCGCGGGTTCAAGCCGCGCAGCAGCTCGCGGCACAGCCTGAAGAGTCCTTCGAAGCCGCGCTCTCGGTCCCGCAAGTCCTCGCCCTCCTACATGTGA